Proteins encoded by one window of Chondromyces crocatus:
- a CDS encoding serine/threonine-protein kinase, with translation MSDDAFLPGTILAGRYQVRRELGRGGMGVVYLCRDLVVDERIALKLLCRPGARNRPEDAWWFQEEARALAGLSHPAIVRARDFGALPDGTPFLAMDAVPGRSMHEWLYLAKVNEEPLPWPILWRLVDSVLGALAHAHARGVIHGDLKPSNVLLDMPAGGEPSVHVLDLGLAWLVQDRIDHRLDGSRESAPTVRWGAGTPGWMAPEQIRFAAPHVGAPTDLYSLGCILYACLANREVYEGTNEELLQQHRSAPIPDVPLLPGVPSDVGRFVKRLLAKRPWNRFDFAGDARRVWKRFEASESNSMLTPLPSTLITSGRIPPSRQELLTPDLQEPPDSEEEAPLSVTTSGLLNLRPSPFVARTGERARLMELVAEVVDSPKPVHKFVLLAGDAGVGKSRLSEWLCEEVHERALLVPLRARYRRISAPLDGVVGAVTQHYRLERAERDIVEKVLMNVWEVSSEDEVGKTWVAAAAEWIRPTPPGSNAVGPTGKRFRLDRPELRWLVIRKTLERVGRDRPILLWLDDLHYASPSTFESLMTLHRDAPMLGMLVVATARSEAVETDPAAAARLEESLKAWNGERLDVAPFNAQQMHSLLRETLPLDEAAAEAATARSKGNPLFALQLLHAWAGGGHLALRAGKYYVPRPAMAVQAATTAELWEERLSALPEAMRAGARAAAALGGDMRREVLLVLFEMLGLPAPQSIVAMQRAQLLLATGDRLRWPHALLQEHLLAQLFQQPDASRVFRAASEALSRHPLGTSRRIVRHRAVSLLRAGDVDAAADLIHRHVMDHWKSSRDVSATLRDLAVLDGRPSGEGRPALMGTRLAIHLRYRAEALRLAGRLDEARRDAEEAKRLFEQSGDEENQAHCLRLLGHIASDLGGEAQGRKQVAKALSLFESLGHEQGRTQCEVLLGEIDYLLGDHARARATLASCAARAAVMGDRLGRAQSLLLQSIVEQAAPAPSPDTIRGLLSAARADFDAIGYRLGLAQCELAQAHAEHRLGYLDEARSLVLTARQSFRDLANPRGEAGCERLLSMLALDVDDADLSLEHAESAGRIFERLADPWGLVEARVLLAQIALSRGETDLAREHLIACEGVAVSEAEPKQHRHLTQAWLAAEEGRYHEAAKEIEAARAAFKDSRSGDHTPQLLLRFSRAAWPRPAGSRVAGWLRAMGREQSDGDRASETPAAPDVTT, from the coding sequence ATGAGCGACGATGCCTTCCTTCCTGGCACCATTCTGGCCGGCCGCTATCAGGTGAGACGCGAGCTGGGTCGCGGCGGAATGGGTGTCGTGTACCTGTGCCGTGATCTGGTCGTGGACGAGCGCATCGCGCTCAAGCTCTTGTGCCGGCCTGGTGCACGCAACCGTCCGGAGGATGCCTGGTGGTTCCAGGAGGAAGCGCGTGCGCTCGCCGGGCTCAGCCATCCAGCGATCGTGCGCGCGCGCGACTTCGGCGCGCTGCCGGACGGGACGCCGTTCCTGGCGATGGATGCCGTGCCGGGTCGCTCGATGCACGAGTGGCTCTACCTGGCGAAGGTGAACGAGGAGCCCCTGCCTTGGCCGATCCTCTGGAGGCTGGTCGACAGCGTGCTGGGGGCGCTCGCCCATGCGCACGCGCGCGGGGTGATCCACGGGGATCTCAAGCCGTCGAACGTGCTGCTCGACATGCCCGCGGGAGGCGAGCCGTCGGTGCACGTGCTCGACCTGGGGCTGGCGTGGCTCGTCCAGGATCGGATCGATCATCGCCTCGATGGTTCGCGGGAGTCGGCGCCGACGGTGCGCTGGGGCGCTGGGACGCCCGGGTGGATGGCGCCCGAGCAGATCCGCTTCGCGGCGCCGCACGTGGGGGCTCCGACGGATCTCTACTCGCTGGGGTGCATCCTGTACGCGTGTCTCGCGAACCGCGAGGTGTACGAGGGGACGAACGAGGAGCTGCTCCAGCAACACCGGAGCGCGCCGATCCCGGATGTGCCGCTCTTGCCCGGGGTGCCGAGCGACGTGGGGCGGTTCGTGAAGCGGTTGCTGGCGAAGCGGCCGTGGAACCGGTTCGACTTCGCAGGGGATGCGCGCCGGGTGTGGAAGCGGTTCGAGGCGTCGGAGTCGAACTCGATGCTGACGCCGCTGCCGTCGACGTTGATCACGTCGGGGAGGATCCCGCCGAGCCGGCAGGAGCTGCTGACGCCCGATCTGCAGGAGCCGCCGGACAGCGAGGAAGAGGCGCCGCTGTCGGTCACGACGTCGGGGCTGCTCAACCTGAGGCCGAGCCCCTTCGTGGCGCGCACGGGGGAGCGCGCGCGGCTGATGGAGCTGGTGGCGGAGGTGGTGGACTCGCCGAAGCCGGTGCACAAGTTCGTGCTGCTCGCAGGCGACGCAGGCGTGGGCAAGAGCCGGCTGTCCGAGTGGCTGTGCGAGGAGGTGCACGAGCGGGCGCTGCTCGTGCCGCTGCGCGCGCGCTACCGGCGGATCTCGGCGCCGCTCGACGGGGTGGTCGGCGCGGTGACGCAGCACTACCGGCTGGAGCGAGCCGAGCGGGACATCGTGGAGAAGGTGCTGATGAACGTCTGGGAGGTGTCCTCCGAGGACGAGGTCGGCAAGACGTGGGTGGCCGCAGCGGCGGAGTGGATCCGGCCGACGCCACCAGGAAGCAACGCGGTGGGGCCGACGGGGAAGCGGTTCCGGCTGGACCGGCCGGAGCTGCGGTGGCTCGTGATCCGCAAGACGCTGGAGCGGGTGGGGCGGGATCGGCCGATCCTCTTGTGGCTCGACGATCTGCACTATGCGTCGCCGTCCACGTTCGAGAGCTTGATGACGCTGCACCGCGACGCGCCGATGCTGGGGATGCTGGTGGTGGCGACGGCGCGGAGCGAGGCGGTGGAGACCGATCCCGCCGCCGCGGCGCGCCTGGAGGAGAGCCTGAAGGCGTGGAACGGGGAGCGGCTGGACGTGGCGCCGTTCAATGCGCAGCAGATGCACTCGCTCTTGCGGGAGACGCTGCCGCTCGACGAGGCGGCGGCCGAGGCGGCGACGGCGCGGAGCAAGGGGAACCCGCTGTTCGCACTCCAGCTCTTGCACGCCTGGGCGGGTGGCGGACACCTCGCGCTGCGAGCGGGGAAGTACTACGTGCCGCGGCCGGCGATGGCGGTGCAGGCGGCGACGACGGCGGAGCTGTGGGAGGAGCGGCTCTCGGCGCTCCCGGAGGCGATGCGGGCAGGCGCGCGCGCGGCGGCGGCGCTCGGTGGCGACATGCGGCGCGAGGTGCTGCTGGTGCTCTTCGAGATGCTCGGGCTGCCTGCGCCGCAGAGCATCGTGGCGATGCAGCGGGCGCAGCTCCTGCTCGCGACCGGGGACCGGCTGCGCTGGCCGCACGCGCTCTTGCAGGAGCACCTCTTGGCGCAGCTGTTCCAGCAGCCCGACGCGAGCCGGGTGTTCCGCGCGGCCTCCGAGGCGCTCTCGCGGCATCCTCTCGGCACGAGCCGGCGGATCGTGCGGCACCGCGCGGTGAGCTTGCTGCGCGCAGGCGATGTCGATGCGGCGGCGGATCTGATCCACCGCCACGTGATGGACCACTGGAAGAGTTCGCGCGACGTGTCGGCCACGCTGCGCGACCTCGCCGTGCTGGACGGGCGGCCTTCCGGGGAGGGGCGGCCGGCGCTGATGGGGACGCGGCTGGCGATCCACCTGCGCTACCGGGCCGAAGCGCTGCGGCTGGCGGGGCGGCTGGACGAGGCGCGGCGCGACGCGGAGGAGGCGAAGCGCCTGTTCGAGCAGAGCGGCGACGAGGAGAACCAGGCGCACTGCCTGCGCTTGCTCGGCCACATCGCGTCGGACCTGGGCGGCGAGGCGCAAGGGCGCAAGCAGGTGGCAAAAGCGCTCTCGCTGTTCGAGTCGCTGGGACACGAGCAAGGCCGGACGCAGTGCGAGGTGCTGCTGGGCGAGATCGACTACCTGCTCGGCGACCACGCGCGGGCGCGGGCGACGCTGGCGAGCTGCGCGGCGCGCGCGGCGGTGATGGGGGATCGGCTGGGCCGAGCACAGAGCTTGCTGCTCCAGAGCATCGTGGAGCAGGCGGCGCCCGCGCCGTCTCCGGACACGATCCGCGGCCTCCTGTCGGCGGCGCGCGCGGACTTCGACGCGATCGGCTACCGGCTGGGGCTGGCACAGTGTGAGCTGGCGCAGGCGCACGCGGAGCACCGGCTGGGCTACCTGGACGAGGCACGCTCGCTGGTGCTGACGGCGCGGCAGAGCTTCCGCGATCTGGCGAACCCGCGCGGGGAGGCGGGCTGCGAGCGGCTGCTGTCGATGCTGGCGCTCGACGTGGACGACGCCGATCTCTCGCTGGAGCACGCGGAGTCGGCAGGGCGGATCTTCGAGCGGCTGGCCGATCCGTGGGGTCTGGTGGAGGCGCGGGTGCTGCTCGCGCAGATCGCGCTGAGCCGCGGCGAGACGGACCTGGCGCGCGAGCACCTGATCGCGTGCGAGGGGGTGGCGGTCTCCGAGGCGGAGCCGAAGCAGCACCGGCACCTGACGCAGGCGTGGTTGGCCGCCGAGGAAGGGCGCTACCACGAGGCGGCGAAGGAGATCGAGGCGGCGCGGGCGGCGTTCAAGGACAGCCGCAGCGGCGACCACACACCCCAGCTCCTGCTCCGCTTCTCGCGCGCGGCCTGGCCGAGGCCGGCCGGGTCGCGGGTCGCAGGGTGGCTGCGGGCGATGGGGCGCGAGCAGAGCGACGGCGACCGCGCCTCGGAGACGCCGGCGGCACCCGACGTCACCACCTGA
- a CDS encoding MATE family efflux transporter, which yields MRAKAGTDLTTGSIPRHIVTFSLPMIAGGLLHTAYSFINAIWVGQYLGTRALAAVTVSFPVVFTVIGIALGITLASNIVVSQRFGAKRFDELRRVVDASMVLSYGLGIGLTALGELFTPFILRAMDTPPEVFDEAVGYLRIYLLSIPLSFGMIAMRSMLQGMGDSRTPLLFQLASVVLMTVLDPILIFGHFGLPALGLNGTAWATLFAQFVVLIALKVHLHRRRSPIAPSWPRRGHLGAEVGHILRIGIPASIQQSLASLGMVMVTGIVNGFGEISTAAFGAASRIDQIAILPAINFGMAISTLTGQNLGAGHLGRVREIFTWGCIFSGAITLVISAVSVIFPEALLRVFISDPVVIEHGVAYLHIVGSCYIFFSLMFVSNGVINGAGGTMVTTLISLISLWIFRVPVAYVLSRGMNSELGIWYAISLSFIVSMVVSMAYYFAGRWKRAVGEKAAAAEKAKPEPDPAKVFANEVGEA from the coding sequence ATGAGAGCGAAAGCCGGGACTGACCTGACGACGGGGAGCATCCCGCGCCACATCGTGACGTTCTCCCTGCCGATGATCGCCGGCGGCCTGCTCCACACGGCGTACAGCTTCATCAACGCCATCTGGGTCGGTCAGTACCTCGGCACCCGGGCGCTCGCAGCCGTCACGGTCAGCTTCCCGGTCGTCTTCACCGTCATCGGCATCGCCCTCGGCATCACCCTGGCATCGAACATCGTCGTGTCGCAGCGCTTCGGGGCCAAGCGCTTCGACGAGCTGCGGCGCGTCGTCGATGCCTCGATGGTGCTCTCTTACGGGCTCGGGATCGGGCTCACCGCACTCGGCGAGCTGTTCACGCCGTTCATCCTGAGGGCGATGGACACCCCACCCGAGGTGTTCGACGAGGCGGTGGGCTACCTGCGCATCTACCTGCTCTCGATCCCGCTGAGCTTCGGCATGATCGCGATGCGCAGCATGCTCCAGGGGATGGGCGACTCGAGGACGCCGCTGCTCTTCCAGCTCGCCTCCGTCGTGCTCATGACGGTGCTCGATCCCATCCTGATCTTCGGCCACTTCGGTCTGCCCGCGCTGGGGCTCAACGGGACGGCCTGGGCGACCCTGTTCGCCCAGTTCGTCGTGCTGATCGCCCTCAAGGTGCACCTCCACCGCCGGAGGTCACCCATCGCGCCCTCGTGGCCCCGGCGAGGCCACCTCGGCGCCGAGGTCGGGCACATCCTGCGCATCGGCATCCCTGCATCCATTCAGCAGTCCCTGGCTTCGCTGGGGATGGTCATGGTGACCGGCATCGTGAACGGCTTCGGCGAGATCTCGACGGCGGCGTTCGGCGCCGCCTCGCGCATCGACCAGATCGCCATCCTGCCCGCCATCAACTTCGGCATGGCGATCTCGACGCTCACCGGCCAGAACCTCGGCGCAGGCCACCTCGGCCGCGTCCGCGAGATCTTCACCTGGGGCTGCATCTTCAGCGGCGCCATCACGCTGGTGATCTCGGCGGTCTCCGTGATCTTTCCGGAAGCCCTGCTCCGCGTGTTCATCAGCGACCCCGTCGTCATCGAGCACGGCGTCGCCTACCTGCACATCGTCGGCTCCTGCTACATCTTCTTCAGCCTGATGTTCGTCAGCAACGGCGTCATCAATGGCGCCGGGGGCACGATGGTGACCACGCTGATCTCCCTCATCAGCCTGTGGATCTTCCGCGTGCCCGTCGCCTACGTCCTGTCGCGCGGGATGAACAGCGAGCTGGGGATCTGGTACGCGATCTCGCTGAGCTTCATCGTCTCGATGGTCGTCAGCATGGCGTACTACTTCGCTGGCCGCTGGAAGCGCGCGGTGGGCGAGAAGGCCGCCGCCGCCGAGAAGGCGAAGCCCGAGCCCGATCCGGCCAAGGTCTTCGCCAACGAGGTCGGCGAGGCCTGA
- a CDS encoding chlorite dismutase family protein produces MSEPTPPRPPGHGEHELPRVDVNERGAPRDGQPQEMNRRLFMQLLVFRCPAQTAPAGVALSVGRAVQEAGVSVVVYEDVNDPRGIGLLTWSEDPAVFVDRVRPAVNSLEAGVLDLRSDLTMFGRSYSTGYENDLAFWLLDRPAQTVLNPAWPWAVWYPLRRSGAFARLEGREQGAILREHGTIGRAYGAQDLAHDIRLACHGLDTNDNEFVIGLVGKELHPLSHVVQTMRKTRQTSEYISQMGPFFVGRAAFRAAAR; encoded by the coding sequence ATGAGCGAGCCCACACCTCCCCGCCCCCCTGGCCACGGCGAGCACGAGCTGCCTCGCGTCGACGTCAACGAGCGCGGCGCTCCCCGGGATGGACAGCCGCAGGAGATGAACCGGCGGCTGTTCATGCAGCTCCTCGTCTTCCGCTGCCCGGCGCAGACGGCGCCCGCCGGAGTCGCGCTCAGCGTGGGCCGCGCCGTCCAGGAAGCGGGCGTGAGCGTGGTGGTGTACGAGGACGTCAACGATCCGCGCGGGATCGGGCTGCTCACCTGGTCGGAGGATCCGGCGGTATTCGTGGATCGTGTGCGACCGGCGGTGAACAGCCTGGAGGCGGGCGTGCTCGATCTCCGGAGCGACCTCACGATGTTCGGGCGGAGCTACTCGACCGGGTACGAGAACGATCTGGCGTTCTGGCTCCTCGATCGTCCGGCGCAGACGGTGCTGAACCCCGCCTGGCCCTGGGCGGTGTGGTACCCGCTGCGGCGCAGTGGCGCGTTTGCGCGGCTCGAAGGCCGCGAGCAGGGAGCCATCCTGCGCGAGCACGGGACGATCGGTCGCGCTTACGGTGCGCAGGATCTGGCGCACGACATCCGGCTCGCTTGCCATGGCCTGGACACGAACGACAACGAGTTCGTGATCGGCCTCGTGGGCAAGGAGCTCCACCCGCTGTCGCACGTGGTGCAGACGATGCGCAAGACGCGGCAGACGTCGGAGTACATCAGCCAGATGGGCCCGTTCTTCGTGGGGCGTGCGGCGTTCAGGGCCGCTGCGCGCTGA
- a CDS encoding PilZ domain-containing protein: protein MDMLLASERGATRRAVRVDCQVVRAHDFTLLGETGLDLSSDGMFLLSTVPVFTGEEVLVSFRVPGTDRIIDTSATVARVVHGRRQWDRARGMGLRFAPLDPEDERYLRWVLRRMPPPLPTRAIRVDYAATASMIALS from the coding sequence ATGGATATGTTGCTAGCTAGCGAGCGCGGCGCCACCCGTCGCGCCGTCCGCGTGGATTGCCAGGTCGTGCGCGCGCACGACTTCACCTTGCTCGGTGAGACGGGGCTGGATCTGTCGAGCGATGGCATGTTCCTGCTCTCGACGGTGCCAGTGTTCACCGGGGAAGAGGTGCTCGTTTCGTTCCGCGTCCCCGGGACGGACCGCATCATCGATACGTCGGCGACCGTCGCCCGGGTGGTGCACGGTCGCAGGCAGTGGGATCGAGCCCGCGGGATGGGCCTGCGCTTTGCGCCGCTCGATCCCGAGGATGAGCGGTACTTGCGCTGGGTGCTCCGGCGCATGCCTCCCCCCTTGCCGACCCGCGCGATCCGGGTCGATTACGCAGCGACCGCCAGCATGATCGCGCTGAGCTGA
- a CDS encoding GGDEF domain-containing protein: MSEEIRRMADKERTVVLNQAPGPSSGPGTTNVAALVHLHPSGVNLGRRYPLEKQEILVGREGEVDVRLEYASVSRRQARIINVLGNWVLEDLGSTNGTFVNEKRVQSSALQSNDLIRFGEVIVKFLFGSDIEAAYHEEIYRVSIQDGLTGAFNKRYLLDLMERELARSIRYTLPLGLVMFDVDHFKRVNDNYGHLAGDAVLKELVRRLAQRIRQTDLLGRYGGEEFAVVLPSTDQQGAIAIAESLRHLMQATPVEYEGVGIPVTISLGVTALEPWASPPVDTQELIRRADERLYAAKRAGRNRVMW; this comes from the coding sequence ATGAGCGAGGAGATCCGGCGAATGGCCGACAAGGAGCGTACTGTCGTCCTGAATCAGGCACCCGGGCCGTCGTCCGGGCCTGGCACGACCAATGTGGCGGCGCTGGTGCATCTCCACCCCTCCGGGGTGAACCTGGGGCGCCGGTACCCTCTCGAAAAGCAGGAGATTCTGGTCGGCCGCGAGGGCGAGGTCGACGTGCGCCTGGAGTACGCCTCGGTCTCACGACGTCAGGCGCGCATCATCAACGTGCTCGGCAACTGGGTGCTCGAGGATCTGGGATCGACGAACGGCACCTTCGTGAACGAGAAGCGGGTGCAGTCGAGCGCGCTGCAGAGCAACGACCTGATCCGCTTCGGCGAGGTCATCGTCAAGTTCCTCTTCGGCTCGGACATCGAGGCCGCCTACCACGAGGAGATCTACCGGGTCTCCATCCAGGATGGGCTCACCGGCGCCTTCAACAAGCGCTACCTGCTCGATCTGATGGAGCGAGAGCTGGCGCGCTCGATCCGGTACACCTTGCCGCTCGGCCTCGTGATGTTCGATGTCGATCACTTCAAGCGAGTGAACGACAACTACGGCCACCTCGCCGGGGACGCCGTGCTCAAGGAGCTGGTCCGGAGGCTCGCTCAGCGCATCCGCCAGACGGATCTCCTCGGGCGCTACGGCGGGGAGGAGTTCGCGGTGGTGCTGCCCTCCACCGATCAGCAAGGCGCCATCGCGATCGCAGAATCTCTGCGGCACCTCATGCAGGCGACCCCCGTCGAGTACGAGGGGGTCGGCATCCCCGTGACGATCAGCCTGGGGGTGACGGCGCTGGAGCCCTGGGCGTCGCCACCCGTCGATACGCAGGAGCTGATCCGGCGGGCCGACGAGCGGCTCTACGCGGCGAAGCGGGCGGGACGCAACCGGGTGATGTGGTGA
- a CDS encoding dienelactone hydrolase family protein gives MRRASPSRFVRWSAITIAAAVVACGAGTGEPREPAASADTTPAAVGSASPTTGTSYTGLLSEEAFKAIHELKADRAPAPRGQEVQVEGSTAYLSLPLDAKAPLPGVVVIHEWWGLNEHIRHWTDRLAEDGYAALAVDLYGGKVAANADDAMAAMKAVNDEGALKILRGANRFLETDPRTRSPRTGSIGWCFGGAWSLQLAMHEPALDAAVIYYGRLVTDVAALQAIRAPVLGVFGNKDGGIPPKAVDEFDKALHEAGVMHSILRYDADHAFANPSGKRYDEKAAEDAWKHVRAFLAMHLKDG, from the coding sequence ATGCGCCGTGCGTCCCCATCCCGCTTCGTCCGGTGGTCTGCCATCACGATCGCTGCAGCCGTCGTCGCATGCGGCGCCGGCACGGGCGAACCGCGCGAACCGGCTGCCTCCGCGGACACCACGCCCGCCGCGGTCGGCTCGGCTTCGCCCACGACGGGCACGTCGTACACGGGTCTGCTCTCCGAGGAGGCCTTCAAGGCGATCCACGAGCTGAAGGCCGATCGCGCGCCGGCGCCGCGTGGCCAGGAGGTGCAGGTCGAGGGGTCCACCGCCTACCTGAGCCTCCCACTCGACGCGAAGGCCCCGCTGCCCGGGGTGGTGGTGATCCACGAGTGGTGGGGGCTCAACGAGCACATCCGTCACTGGACCGATCGCCTCGCGGAGGATGGCTACGCGGCGCTCGCCGTGGACCTGTACGGGGGCAAGGTGGCGGCCAATGCCGACGACGCCATGGCAGCGATGAAGGCGGTGAACGACGAGGGCGCGCTGAAGATCCTGCGCGGTGCCAACCGCTTCCTCGAGACGGATCCGAGGACCCGCTCACCGCGCACCGGATCCATCGGCTGGTGCTTCGGAGGCGCCTGGTCCCTGCAGCTCGCCATGCACGAGCCCGCGCTCGACGCGGCCGTGATCTACTACGGGCGCCTGGTCACGGACGTGGCCGCGCTTCAGGCGATCCGCGCCCCCGTGCTCGGCGTCTTCGGGAACAAGGACGGCGGGATTCCCCCGAAGGCGGTCGACGAGTTCGACAAGGCGCTGCACGAGGCCGGGGTGATGCACTCCATCCTGCGCTACGACGCCGATCACGCCTTCGCGAATCCCTCGGGCAAGCGGTACGACGAGAAGGCCGCCGAGGACGCCTGGAAGCACGTGCGCGCCTTCCTCGCGATGCACCTGAAGGACGGCTGA
- a CDS encoding aminopeptidase codes for MASRSTPLPPCRPWRSLSGICALALTLALCAASTGCTSVGYLAQAGMGQLSLGLGAQPIREVVKDPSTPPRLRHLLWRVSDIKRFGEQHGLQATDSYETYTALDRPVAVYVVSACAPLEFKAKTWSFPIVGSVPYLGWFDRDRARSFGAELVREGWDVDVRGASAYSTLGWFSDPVLSSMIHEGDEALGEFANTLLHESAHATFYVAGQSILNESVATFIGDKLADRWLAEESGASAEERRAYLEEQRASTARRRVLHETYVALDQLYRSARPDAEKRLEKRKLLAAVERQLEAKRPLTNATLIQYRTYNAGIRELENLLTACGGSFPRLISALKRLDRASFSKPQQEDLGPALSPLVRAGCP; via the coding sequence ATGGCTTCTCGCTCCACACCTCTCCCGCCATGCCGCCCCTGGCGGTCCCTTTCAGGCATCTGCGCGCTCGCCCTCACCCTCGCGCTCTGCGCGGCGTCGACCGGGTGCACGTCGGTGGGATACCTCGCCCAGGCCGGCATGGGGCAACTCTCGCTCGGCCTCGGCGCGCAGCCCATCCGCGAGGTGGTCAAGGATCCCAGCACTCCCCCGCGTCTCCGCCACCTCCTGTGGCGCGTGAGCGACATCAAGCGCTTCGGTGAGCAGCACGGGCTACAGGCCACGGACAGCTACGAGACCTACACCGCCCTCGATCGTCCCGTCGCGGTGTACGTGGTGAGCGCTTGCGCACCGCTCGAGTTCAAGGCGAAGACGTGGAGCTTTCCCATCGTGGGGAGCGTTCCCTACCTGGGGTGGTTCGATCGCGACCGGGCACGCAGCTTCGGCGCCGAACTCGTGAGGGAGGGGTGGGACGTCGACGTGCGCGGCGCGAGCGCCTACTCCACGCTGGGCTGGTTCAGCGATCCGGTGCTGTCGTCGATGATTCATGAAGGCGACGAGGCGCTCGGCGAGTTCGCCAACACGCTGCTGCACGAGTCCGCGCACGCCACGTTTTACGTCGCCGGGCAGAGCATCCTGAACGAGAGCGTGGCGACCTTCATCGGAGACAAGCTGGCTGACCGCTGGCTCGCGGAAGAGTCCGGCGCCTCGGCGGAGGAGCGGCGCGCGTACCTGGAAGAGCAGCGCGCGTCGACAGCGCGCAGGCGCGTGCTGCACGAGACCTACGTCGCCCTCGATCAGCTCTACCGCTCGGCCCGACCGGACGCGGAGAAGCGCCTGGAGAAGCGGAAGCTGCTCGCCGCCGTGGAGCGCCAGCTCGAGGCCAAGCGGCCCCTCACGAACGCCACGCTCATCCAGTACCGCACCTACAACGCAGGCATCCGCGAGCTGGAGAATCTGCTCACGGCCTGTGGAGGGAGCTTCCCCAGGCTCATCTCCGCACTCAAGCGCCTCGACCGCGCCAGCTTCTCGAAGCCTCAGCAGGAGGATCTGGGCCCTGCGCTGTCCCCGCTGGTGCGCGCGGGCTGTCCCTAG
- a CDS encoding serine/threonine-protein kinase, producing MSSRRTERLFSTVELGRRIWRWLPASLHRRVDFTAGQVIAGKFRLEQCIGRGAMGSVWGALHLGLRTPVALKFMSKALTHDTIAQARFGREAEAAARIRSPHVVQVLDHGVDDGVPYIVMERLEGEDLGVRIKRSGRLPPEQVAMVAVEAGRALEAAHAVGVVHRDLKPSNIFVARVRGREVIKLLDFGVAKLASPVAHATTEATATGMLLGTPDYMSPEQVRASKTVDHRSDLWSLGVILYYALTGRKPFQGASLGEVILRICSAPPELPSRLVPELSPTVDLFFARACARDPSERFQSAAELANMFLAVLHGVASHAGPAVAPRAEAYAGVALPPGASSHQGFAGYQSVPSNSRYPAAGGDVHDRPPPSSSVPGSSSLQGLSGIPSGNLPLRDVPSGPIYVISTPASNRQSSVTVLLIAMIAVLLVFALAREQVRNAIELLKSVL from the coding sequence ATGTCTTCCCGTCGAACGGAGCGCCTCTTCTCGACGGTCGAGCTGGGGCGTCGCATCTGGCGGTGGTTGCCTGCTAGCCTCCACCGCAGGGTGGATTTCACAGCGGGACAGGTCATCGCGGGGAAGTTCCGGCTGGAGCAGTGCATCGGGCGTGGCGCCATGGGCTCCGTCTGGGGAGCGCTGCACCTCGGGCTCCGCACCCCCGTCGCCTTGAAGTTCATGAGCAAGGCGCTCACACACGACACCATCGCGCAGGCACGCTTCGGTCGCGAGGCCGAGGCGGCAGCGCGCATTCGATCGCCGCACGTCGTGCAGGTGCTCGATCACGGTGTCGACGACGGGGTGCCGTACATCGTGATGGAGCGGCTCGAAGGGGAGGATCTCGGCGTCCGCATCAAGCGAAGCGGGCGTCTTCCGCCGGAGCAAGTGGCCATGGTGGCCGTGGAAGCGGGGAGGGCCCTCGAGGCGGCGCACGCGGTCGGCGTCGTCCACCGCGATCTCAAGCCGAGCAACATCTTCGTCGCGCGCGTCCGTGGGAGAGAGGTGATCAAGCTGCTCGATTTCGGCGTGGCGAAGCTCGCGTCGCCCGTCGCGCACGCGACGACGGAGGCCACCGCCACCGGCATGCTCCTGGGGACGCCGGACTACATGAGCCCGGAGCAGGTGCGCGCCAGCAAGACGGTCGATCACCGCTCGGACCTCTGGTCGCTGGGGGTGATCCTTTACTACGCGCTGACGGGTCGGAAGCCGTTCCAGGGGGCGTCGCTCGGGGAGGTCATCCTGCGGATCTGCTCCGCGCCTCCCGAGCTGCCTTCGCGGCTCGTGCCCGAGCTCTCTCCGACCGTGGATCTCTTCTTTGCGCGCGCCTGTGCGCGTGATCCCAGCGAGCGGTTCCAGTCCGCCGCCGAGCTGGCGAACATGTTCCTGGCGGTGCTCCACGGCGTCGCGAGCCACGCTGGTCCCGCTGTGGCTCCCAGGGCCGAGGCGTACGCAGGCGTCGCGTTGCCACCGGGCGCATCGAGCCACCAGGGATTCGCCGGATACCAGAGCGTGCCCTCGAACTCGCGCTACCCGGCGGCCGGTGGAGACGTCCACGACCGGCCACCACCGAGCAGCAGCGTGCCGGGATCATCGAGCTTGCAAGGCCTGTCCGGCATCCCCTCCGGCAATCTCCCCCTGCGCGATGTTCCGAGCGGGCCGATCTACGTGATCTCCACGCCAGCATCGAACCGGCAGTCCTCGGTGACGGTGCTCCTCATCGCGATGATCGCCGTGCTGCTCGTCTTCGCGCTCGCCCGGGAGCAGGTCCGGAACGCCATCGAGCTGCTGAAGTCGGTTCTCTGA
- a CDS encoding PDZ domain-containing protein — MPEPSDLPPPDDQDHSPPEEPSAQAAPTPAVDAPALAPPDALHLWDIGEPWSFSVADSDHQGALIRQIEIQSFALAVLEIGDVVTHVNDQPVDGSDRLARCLRRIEPGSQAVFTVRRGEMTQHLLLDVPRARIR; from the coding sequence GTGCCGGAACCTTCGGACCTGCCCCCACCGGACGACCAGGACCACAGCCCCCCCGAAGAGCCGAGCGCGCAGGCCGCGCCCACCCCCGCGGTGGACGCCCCGGCCCTCGCCCCTCCCGATGCACTGCATCTCTGGGACATCGGAGAGCCCTGGAGCTTCAGCGTGGCCGACAGCGACCACCAGGGCGCGTTGATCCGGCAGATCGAGATCCAGAGCTTTGCGCTCGCCGTCCTGGAGATCGGTGATGTGGTGACGCACGTGAACGATCAACCCGTCGATGGTTCGGATCGTCTCGCGCGCTGCCTTCGTCGCATCGAGCCAGGATCGCAGGCGGTCTTCACCGTGCGGCGGGGCGAAATGACCCAGCATCTCCTGCTCGACGTTCCACGAGCGCGAATTCGTTGA